A window from Micromonospora profundi encodes these proteins:
- a CDS encoding glycosyltransferase has translation MTATAGRPRTAVGRQWAPAPAPSFAHLARLSDDTGLFEHARHAIVRREHGYCTDDVARGLVVVCREPEPTEELLRLAERYLAFLTHAQDARGAFHNRLGYDRRWADEPGLGDWWGRALWGLGTAVARSPAAWIREEALVAFSRGAIRRAAAPHAMAFAGLGAAEVLRRHPGHVAAAALLTAAATAVGAPDSDSRWPWPQQRLTYANAALAEVVIVASQLCNGGPTLDEGLRMLTWLRSVQLRDGRLSVVPAAGWQRGIVRLHHDQQPIEVAAFADACATAAMVTGDPVWDDGVRQAIAWFLGDNDIGTPMWDPETGGGYDGLTAHGPNLNQGAESTLALISTLQHARRWS, from the coding sequence GTGACCGCGACCGCCGGCCGCCCCCGGACAGCGGTCGGCCGGCAGTGGGCGCCGGCGCCCGCGCCGAGCTTCGCGCACCTGGCCCGGCTGAGCGACGACACAGGTCTGTTCGAGCACGCTAGGCACGCCATCGTCCGCCGGGAGCACGGCTACTGCACCGATGACGTGGCCCGTGGCCTGGTCGTCGTCTGCCGCGAGCCGGAGCCGACCGAGGAACTGCTACGGCTCGCGGAGCGCTACCTCGCCTTCCTGACCCATGCGCAGGACGCCCGCGGCGCCTTTCACAACCGACTCGGGTACGACAGGCGTTGGGCCGACGAGCCCGGGCTCGGCGACTGGTGGGGCCGGGCGCTGTGGGGGTTGGGCACGGCCGTTGCCCGCAGTCCGGCCGCCTGGATACGGGAGGAGGCGCTGGTCGCCTTCAGCCGAGGTGCTATCCGCCGTGCCGCGGCCCCGCACGCGATGGCCTTCGCCGGACTCGGCGCGGCCGAGGTGCTGCGTCGACATCCGGGCCACGTCGCCGCCGCCGCGTTGTTGACGGCGGCCGCCACCGCCGTCGGAGCGCCGGATTCCGACTCGCGGTGGCCCTGGCCGCAGCAGCGTTTGACCTACGCCAACGCGGCCCTCGCCGAGGTGGTGATCGTCGCCAGCCAGCTGTGCAACGGTGGCCCGACTCTCGACGAGGGCCTACGGATGCTCACCTGGCTGCGAAGTGTCCAACTCCGCGACGGACGGCTGTCCGTCGTGCCCGCCGCAGGGTGGCAGCGCGGGATCGTACGGCTGCACCACGACCAGCAACCGATCGAGGTCGCGGCCTTCGCCGACGCCTGCGCCACGGCAGCCATGGTCACCGGCGATCCGGTCTGGGACGACGGGGTGCGGCAGGCGATCGCGTGGTTCCTCGGTGACAATGACATCGGCACGCCCATGTGGGATCCGGAAACCGGCGGCGGCTACGACGGACTGACCGCGCACGGACCCAACCTCAACCAGGGCGCCGAGTCGACCCTCGCGCTCATCTCCACCCTGCAGCACGCCCGGCGTTGGTCGTGA
- a CDS encoding glycosyltransferase, with protein sequence MPSYGFLSTHPPTRCGLATFNSALAAQLTADGTRGGIVRVTDHGDDPRPGPGVVHTWSTRTRAGWRDAAAALNSFDVAIVQHEYGIYPGTDGEDVLPLLRRLTVPSIVVLHTVLRKPSARQKSLLEQIVATAGAVVTMTDTARDRLLVGYAVAASKVTVIPHGAAELAGVPVERRTRPHLLTWGLIGPGKGIEWSLGALARLQDLEPTPTYTVAGRTHPKVIEHHGETYRAGLHQLGAQLGVAHAVDYQDLYHDQETLGRLIRSADVVVLPYDSREQVTSGVLIEAVAAGVPVVATAFPHAVELLTGGPGLVVPHQNPAALALAIRRVLTEPGLAARLAGRVRPLAADLRWPAVAARYGTLAERLTEVRAPAVSVVSA encoded by the coding sequence ATGCCCAGTTACGGATTCCTCAGCACCCACCCGCCGACCCGGTGTGGACTTGCCACTTTCAACTCGGCCCTCGCCGCCCAGCTCACCGCCGACGGCACGCGCGGTGGCATAGTGCGGGTCACCGACCACGGGGACGACCCGCGGCCCGGCCCCGGCGTGGTGCACACCTGGTCGACGCGGACCCGGGCGGGCTGGCGGGACGCCGCGGCGGCCCTGAACTCCTTCGACGTGGCCATCGTCCAGCACGAGTACGGCATCTATCCCGGCACCGACGGCGAGGACGTGCTGCCGTTGCTGCGCCGGCTCACCGTGCCGAGCATCGTGGTCCTGCACACCGTGCTGCGTAAGCCTTCCGCCCGGCAGAAGTCCCTGCTGGAGCAGATCGTCGCCACCGCCGGTGCGGTCGTCACGATGACCGACACCGCCCGCGACCGCCTGCTCGTCGGCTACGCCGTGGCGGCGAGCAAGGTGACGGTCATCCCGCACGGCGCCGCGGAACTCGCCGGCGTGCCCGTCGAGCGGCGTACCCGACCGCACCTGCTGACCTGGGGGCTGATCGGCCCTGGCAAGGGGATCGAGTGGTCGCTGGGCGCCCTCGCCCGGTTGCAGGACCTGGAACCGACGCCCACTTACACAGTGGCCGGCCGGACCCACCCCAAGGTGATCGAGCACCACGGCGAGACGTACCGGGCGGGCCTGCACCAGCTCGGCGCCCAGCTCGGCGTCGCGCACGCCGTGGACTACCAGGACCTCTACCACGACCAGGAGACCCTCGGCCGCCTGATCCGCTCCGCCGACGTCGTCGTGCTGCCGTACGACTCCCGCGAACAGGTCACCTCCGGCGTGCTCATCGAGGCGGTGGCCGCCGGGGTGCCCGTCGTGGCAACGGCGTTCCCGCACGCTGTCGAGCTGCTCACCGGCGGACCCGGTCTGGTCGTACCCCACCAGAACCCGGCGGCGCTGGCCTTGGCGATCCGACGGGTCCTGACCGAGCCGGGCCTCGCCGCCCGGCTGGCCGGTCGGGTCCGGCCGTTGGCCGCGGATCTACGCTGGCCCGCGGTGGCGGCCCGGTACGGCACCCTCGCCGAGCGACTCACCGAGGTGCGCGCGCCCGCCGTCAGTGTGGTGTCGGCGTGA
- a CDS encoding glycosyltransferase family 4 protein, protein MRVALLGPVAWRTPPHHYGPWEQVTGLLAEGLVAHGVDVTLFATLDSVTSARLDGVCPQGYADNPDMDGRVWEAMHVSHAFARSAQFDLVHSHLDWLPLAFAEHCRAPLLTTVHGFSGAGILPAYARARSSYVSISDADRSPELDYVATVQHGVDLTGLPLTPDAGPGLVVFGRIHPDKGTHTAIEIARRAGRPLTICGIVQDERYFAEQVAPHIDGDRVVYLGSVGPRRRAEVLGASSALLHPIAFDEPFGLSVVESMVCGTPVVAYARGSMPEVVDEGVTGYLVHTVEQAVDAVTRVVDLDRAACRARARQRFSADRMVTDYLAVYERVVRGGTPPAERPVVPDQANLVRSHP, encoded by the coding sequence ATGAGGGTTGCGCTGCTCGGACCGGTCGCCTGGCGTACGCCCCCGCACCACTACGGCCCCTGGGAGCAGGTGACCGGCCTGCTCGCCGAAGGGCTGGTCGCCCATGGCGTGGACGTGACCCTCTTCGCGACGCTGGACTCGGTCACCTCCGCCCGACTCGACGGTGTGTGTCCCCAGGGGTACGCCGACAACCCGGACATGGACGGCCGGGTGTGGGAGGCGATGCACGTCTCCCACGCGTTCGCCCGCTCGGCGCAGTTCGACCTGGTGCACAGCCACCTCGACTGGCTGCCGCTGGCCTTCGCGGAGCACTGCCGAGCACCACTGCTCACGACAGTGCACGGCTTCTCGGGAGCGGGGATCCTGCCGGCCTACGCCCGAGCCCGATCGTCCTACGTGTCGATCTCCGACGCCGACCGGTCGCCGGAACTCGACTACGTCGCCACGGTGCAGCACGGCGTCGACCTCACCGGTCTGCCGCTCACCCCTGATGCCGGCCCCGGCTTGGTCGTGTTCGGCCGGATCCACCCCGACAAGGGCACCCACACCGCGATTGAGATCGCTCGCCGCGCCGGTCGGCCCCTGACCATCTGCGGCATCGTGCAGGACGAGCGGTACTTCGCCGAGCAGGTGGCCCCGCACATCGACGGCGACCGGGTCGTCTACCTCGGATCGGTCGGTCCCCGACGACGCGCCGAGGTGCTGGGTGCCAGCAGCGCCCTGTTGCATCCGATCGCCTTCGACGAGCCGTTCGGACTGTCCGTGGTGGAGTCGATGGTCTGCGGCACGCCTGTCGTCGCGTACGCGCGAGGGTCCATGCCGGAGGTCGTCGACGAAGGCGTGACGGGATACCTCGTCCACACCGTCGAGCAGGCCGTCGACGCGGTGACCCGGGTCGTCGACCTCGACCGAGCCGCATGCCGGGCGCGGGCTCGACAGCGCTTCAGCGCGGACCGGATGGTCACCGACTACCTCGCCGTCTACGAGCGTGTCGTCCGGGGCGGAACCCCACCCGCCGAGCGACCGGTCGTTCCCGACCAGGCGAACCTGGTCAGATCGCATCCGTAG
- a CDS encoding MFS transporter, translated as MITFLQITATVSALTTIQRDLRVDATTLIWIPSAYTLVVASVVLSAATLGNRYGRRRMFSAGVIAMIVGGAVVVSSPTVTWVIVGQMVAGLGGALILPNSLAILGATFTDPHRRTEVITAWSAASGIGLAVGPLIAGALLQHHSWHSVYLSTIVLGLVTLVVAAIGVAESQPSAGRLDVPGLLLGTVAIAAAVYAMIRGGRDGYTSPVVTSAWVASAAALIAFVLVELRTGAPMLDVRLFRSKSFSAVMVVAAVSLFGFTGVAILLVLFQERAQALSPLDTGWRMLVLFGVYAVVAFGAGRLIRRTGFKAPLTAGLVLGALASFGLATQGPTTPFDQRWPLLALFGAACALVVAPATAAALASVAPAQAGMASGAVNAARQVGSVLGSSLLGTLLTTTMLSDLPERLAAHQVDAPTRVAVQAAAATGATDGQPLPDPVRAALAEALTSGVQAGLWINGVVFLVTAVLALTLIRNRPHQH; from the coding sequence ATGATCACGTTCCTCCAGATCACCGCCACCGTGTCCGCCCTGACCACCATCCAGCGCGACCTGCGGGTCGACGCCACCACACTGATCTGGATTCCCAGCGCGTACACACTGGTCGTGGCGAGCGTGGTGCTGTCCGCCGCCACTCTGGGCAACCGGTACGGGCGTCGGCGCATGTTCAGCGCGGGCGTCATCGCCATGATCGTCGGCGGTGCCGTGGTGGTGAGTTCGCCCACAGTGACCTGGGTGATCGTGGGGCAGATGGTCGCGGGTCTCGGTGGTGCCCTGATCCTGCCGAACAGCCTGGCGATCCTGGGCGCCACCTTCACCGACCCGCACCGCCGTACCGAGGTCATCACCGCCTGGTCGGCGGCCTCCGGCATCGGTCTCGCGGTCGGCCCGCTGATCGCCGGGGCGCTGTTGCAGCACCACTCGTGGCACAGCGTCTATCTGTCCACGATCGTGCTGGGCCTGGTCACCCTCGTCGTCGCCGCGATCGGAGTGGCCGAGTCCCAGCCGAGCGCGGGCCGCCTCGACGTACCCGGCCTGCTGCTCGGCACCGTCGCCATCGCCGCCGCCGTCTACGCCATGATCCGGGGCGGCCGGGACGGCTACACGAGTCCGGTGGTGACGTCGGCCTGGGTTGCCTCGGCCGCCGCGCTGATCGCGTTCGTGCTTGTCGAACTGCGCACCGGCGCACCGATGCTCGACGTACGGCTGTTCCGCTCGAAGTCGTTCAGCGCCGTCATGGTCGTCGCCGCGGTGTCGCTGTTCGGCTTCACCGGCGTGGCGATCCTGCTCGTCCTGTTCCAGGAGCGGGCGCAGGCCCTCAGCCCGCTGGACACCGGCTGGCGGATGCTCGTGCTCTTCGGTGTCTACGCGGTCGTGGCCTTCGGCGCGGGGCGGCTGATCCGCCGTACCGGGTTCAAGGCGCCCCTCACCGCCGGCCTCGTCCTCGGGGCACTGGCCAGCTTCGGCCTCGCCACCCAGGGCCCGACCACTCCGTTCGACCAGCGGTGGCCGCTGCTCGCGCTGTTCGGCGCGGCCTGCGCCCTGGTGGTGGCTCCGGCGACCGCGGCGGCACTGGCGAGCGTCGCGCCCGCGCAGGCGGGCATGGCCTCCGGCGCCGTCAACGCCGCCCGCCAGGTCGGCTCGGTGCTCGGCTCGTCCCTGCTCGGCACGCTGCTCACCACAACGATGCTGTCCGACCTGCCCGAGCGGCTCGCCGCCCACCAGGTCGACGCGCCCACCCGGGTCGCTGTGCAGGCAGCCGCGGCCACCGGCGCCACCGACGGCCAGCCACTGCCTGATCCGGTACGGGCGGCGCTCGCCGAGGCCCTGACCTCCGGAGTCCAGGCCGGCTTGTGGATCAACGGCGTCGTCTTCCTCGTCACCGCCGTTCTCGCGCTCACCCTCATCCGCAACCGGCCGCACCAGCACTAA
- a CDS encoding winged helix-turn-helix transcriptional regulator, with the protein MEDLRDDRDSWSNTNCSVARAMDIVGSRSTLLIMRDALLGTRRFDDFVRRVGIGEPAIASRLKEMVAAGLLERIPYREPGQRTRHEYRLTTKGRELLPVITALRNWGDAWAADDAGPPIIALHHDCGEPVRAVLRCAAGHDVDSGDIDITAGPGLIRRD; encoded by the coding sequence ATGGAGGACCTACGGGACGACCGCGACTCCTGGTCGAATACGAACTGCTCGGTGGCCCGCGCGATGGACATCGTGGGCAGCAGGTCGACGCTTCTGATCATGCGCGACGCTCTGCTCGGTACGCGCCGTTTCGACGACTTCGTCCGCCGGGTCGGGATCGGCGAGCCCGCCATCGCCTCCCGACTGAAGGAGATGGTCGCCGCCGGCCTGCTCGAACGGATCCCCTACCGGGAGCCGGGGCAGCGCACCCGCCACGAATACCGGCTCACCACCAAGGGGCGTGAGCTGCTGCCTGTCATCACCGCGCTGCGCAACTGGGGCGACGCCTGGGCCGCCGACGACGCAGGCCCTCCGATCATCGCCCTCCACCACGACTGTGGCGAGCCCGTGCGGGCTGTGCTCCGCTGCGCGGCCGGTCACGACGTCGACAGCGGCGACATCGACATCACCGCCGGGCCGGGCCTGATCCGCCGCGACTGA